The Brachyspira aalborgi genome has a segment encoding these proteins:
- the argB gene encoding acetylglutamate kinase: MENIEIKNKDKAFILNHALPYIQKYKDKTVVVKYGGSVMENPELKKSVMHNVALLSTLGIKVIVVHGGGKDITEMLKKIGKESKFINGLRYTDKETAEIVKMVLAGKVNKDLVSLLQNCGGKSIGICGIDDYMFKVSKHKKEDLGFVGEIDDIDTNLIETIINNKYIPIIATVGCDSLGNIYNINADTAAAKIAEKVNAETLIFMTDTAGLLKDKEDESTLISKIEVNSIDKLIDSGNISGGMIPKVQHCINAVKNGVNKVFIIDGRVPHSILIEMFTDEGIGTMFYKE; the protein is encoded by the coding sequence TTATTTTAAATCATGCATTGCCCTATATTCAAAAGTATAAAGATAAAACGGTTGTAGTAAAATACGGCGGAAGCGTTATGGAAAATCCCGAACTTAAAAAAAGCGTTATGCATAATGTAGCTTTGCTTTCCACTTTGGGAATTAAAGTTATAGTAGTTCATGGCGGAGGAAAAGATATAACCGAAATGTTAAAAAAAATAGGAAAGGAATCGAAATTTATAAACGGTTTAAGATATACCGATAAAGAAACCGCCGAAATAGTAAAAATGGTTCTTGCGGGAAAAGTAAATAAAGATTTGGTTTCGCTTCTTCAAAATTGCGGAGGAAAATCAATCGGAATTTGCGGAATAGACGATTATATGTTTAAAGTAAGCAAACATAAAAAAGAAGACTTGGGATTTGTCGGAGAGATAGACGATATTGATACAAATTTAATTGAAACAATTATAAATAATAAATATATACCTATAATTGCGACAGTAGGATGCGATAGTTTAGGAAATATTTATAATATAAACGCCGACACGGCTGCTGCAAAAATAGCGGAAAAAGTTAATGCAGAAACTCTTATATTTATGACGGATACCGCGGGACTTTTGAAAGATAAAGAAGACGAATCAACTTTAATAAGCAAAATCGAAGTTAACAGCATAGACAAATTAATCGACAGCGGAAATATTTCTGGAGGAATGATTCCTAAAGTTCAGCATTGCATAAACGCTGTAAAAAACGGAGTAAATAAAGTTTTTATTATTGACGGCAGAGTTCCTCATTCTATTTTGATAGAAATGTTTACTGACGAAGGAATTGGGACTATGTTTTATAAAGAATAA